The Bacteroidales bacterium DNA segment GACAATACCCACCTATACATAGGAATCCAGAAAGAAACAGCCAAAGCAAAAAAAACTGCCGAATACTTTATATAATATTTTACAGGCTTTTGAAAAATCATTAAAACGGTTTTTTATTATCAACAAATTTAACCGCAAAAAACAAAATAATAACGGTTATCGTTAACCCTGCTAATATATATTCCGGAAATAAAATATCGGTTAAAAAAACAATTCCTGTTATTATCAAATTTAATAAAACAAATAACAAAACAACTTTTTGATGGCTGAAACCTGCCTGTACCAATCTCTGGTAAGCATGTTTTTTATGCGGCAAACTTAATTTTTCATTATTCCTCCATCTGCGGTATAATGTTAAAGTTGCATCAAACCAAAAAATAGAACTTAAAATAATAGGAATAAAAACAGATAGTTTTTCAGTATTCTGAAAATAAACGGCAAAAACAATAAAGTTAAATCCTAATAATGTACTTCCGACATCTCCCATGAAAATTTTTGCAGGTTGCCGATTCCAAATTAAAAAACCCGCTACGGCAGATGCTAAAACTAATACGGTATAATTATTTGTGAGAACAAACAAAACTATACAAAACATTATTACTCCCGTTGATAAGTATCCGTCAATTCCGTCAATAAAATTAAAAAGATTTATAAACCAGAGAATTACTATAAAAATAAAAATGCTGTTCAGGTAAATATTTGAAAAAATGAAACACCCGAAATCAACAATAGTTAATCCGCCGAGAAAATACAAAGCCAAAATTGCAGAAAAAGATTGAACCGACAACCTGATTACAGGCTTAACATTTATAATATCATCAATAATACCTATAATCATTAAAGGAATTCCTCCGAGAAGTGCAAAATATAAATCAGATTTGATGTTTTCGCTAAAGAATAAATATGTTATGCCCAAAAACCATACAATAACTATTGCAATACCGCCGCCGCGAGGTGTGGGTGCAATATGCGAACTTCTTTCGTTCGGGATATCTACTATAGATTTTTTTTCGGCAAATTTCTTAACGAAAAAAGTCAGCAGAAATGAAAAAATAAAAACCGCAATTAAAAGGCTTACCATCATTCCTTTTCAATTATATTAATAAATTTCTCGGCAAGCACTTTATAATCATGATTTTTTAATACATACTCTTTTCCGTTTTCTCCCATTTGTTTTAAGTCTTTTTCCGGCATATTTAAAAGTTTTTGAACAGCATCCGCAATTGCCTTAGGATTACCTGATTCTATACTAATCCCGGCATTTGCATCCAAAACAATATCATTTCCGGAATTTATATATTGTATAACCGGAATTTTTGCGACCATATAATCAAACAGTTTATTCGGGCTTACACCAAAACGATACAGAGAACTGTCAACAGCTCCGATTACGGCAACATTAAAAAACGGAAGTAAATCAGGTATTGATTGTTTCGATATAGAATTCAAAAAAATGATATTTTTAAAGCCTTTTGCCAATTCTGTCAAATTTTTCTTTTCTTGTCCGTCTCCGACCAGTACAAAAACAATTTCAGAATTATCTTTCAATAATTTTGCCGCTTCAATTAAAGTATCTAACGAATTTGAAATTGCATGACCGCCTGCATATCCGACAATTTTTTTCCCTTCTTTTTTAAGATTGCTTAATATTTCAGAATGAAAATCAGGAATTTCTTTTGGGTTTTTCCAATCTTCTGTAACAATTCCGTTAGGTATATGATACCATTTTTTCAAATCTAAACCGTGCTCTTTCATGTGTTCTTTTGTTGCCGGAAGCATTGAAACAACTTTATCGGCATATTTATATGCAAAATTTTCCGCAACTTGCATAATTATTATAAACGGATGGTATTTTGACATCTTCCCTAATTCCATCGGAGAAAGAGGCCAAAGGTCATGAACCTCAAAAATATGTTGAGCTTTTGTTTTTTTAGAAATTCGACCTGCAATGTAATTATCAAGAGGGTAAGTTGAAGATGAAATAACAACATCGGGAGAAATAATACTTAAAATTTTTTTTATATTGAAACGAAGTTTAAAAATAAAAGTGAACATATTAATAATTCGCTTAACTCCGTTTCCTTTATATGCAGGAGTTTTAACCCAACAATATTTTACACCGTCTTCATACGTTATTTCAAAATCATTTTCAATTCTCGGATTTTCTTTTCGAAGGTGAGAAAAATTCGCACATAATATCATAACCTCATGCCCTTTTTTCATCCACTCTTTTGCTAAATAATAAGGACGGTATGCCATCCCCATTTTCGGAGAACCGGCATAATGATTTATTATTAATATTTTCATTAAATTTTTTATTTCTGATTTTTTAATATTTCATCAACTATTATTTCGGCAGCGTTTCCGTTACCGTATAGTTTTTTACTGAAATCACCTTTTTTATTAATAATTTCTTCATATGAATTTATAATTACATTAGTATCAGCACCTGCAATTATGTTATAACCGTTTTCCGTTAATTCTGTCCACTCAGTTTCGTTTCTGAGAGTAATACAAGGTTTTTTAAAGAAAAATGCTTCTTTTTGCATACCTCCGCTGTCTGTCATTACAAGTGAACATCTTTTAAGTAAATAAACTATTTCCAGGTATCCTACAGGTTTTATAATTTTAATATTCGAGGAAATTTGAACATTGTTTGCTTCCGTAATTTTTTTTGTTCTCGGATGCAGAGGCAAAATAACAGGTATTTTTTGAGAAATATAATTTAAAGCGTCAAAAATATTTTGTAATCTTTTGCTTGAATCTGTATTCTCGGCTCTGTGAATTGTTGTAATTATAAATTTTTCAGGAACTTTAAAATCCGGTTTTTTCTCAAAATCAGAATAGAATATTGCAGTATCTAACATTACATCTCCGGATTTAACTATTTTACAATCAAAATCACTATATCCTTCATTATTAAGATTTTCAACAGCTTTATCGGTAGGACACAGTAAAATATCGCTTATTCTGTCAGTAAGTATTCTGTTCACTTCTTCCGGCATTTTCATATTATAAGAACGTAAACCTGCTTCAACATGTGCAACCTTTATATGCAATTTCTTAGCCGCTAATGCACCTGCTAAAGTAGAATTTGTATCGCCGTAAATAAGAATATAGTCAGGTTTCTCTTTCACTAATATTTTTTCTGTTTCCTCTAACATTCTACCTGTCATAGCACCATGGGAAATGCTGTTAATACCAAGATTATAATCAGGTTTAGGAATATGCATCTCTTCAAAAAAAACATCACTCATATTTTTATCAAAATGCTGACCTGTATGAATTATTATTTCTTTAATATTATTCCTTTTACGTATCTCTCTGCTAACTGCTGCTGCTTTTATAAATTGAGGGCGAGCTCCGATTATTGTAATAATTTTAATCATTTAAAACTTTTTTATAAACATTAAATAACTTTTTTTCTTCAATATTCCAGTTGTATTTTTCTTTAATCATTTTTTGCCCGTTTTTACCCATTTGTTTAACTTTTTCCAGATTATCTTTCATATATTGCATTGCTTTGGATATTTCTTTTGAATTTTCAGGGTTAACACATATTCCGCAATTATTTTTTTCTATAATATCTTTCCAAAGTTGGAAATTTGATGCTATTATAGGTATTCCGGCAGACATATATTCAAATATTTTATTAGGTTGTGCATTAACATGATTTGGGAAAGGCAAAAAAGTTACAATTCCTGCAAGACTGCTACTCATGATTTCACCTAATTCTGTTCTGTCTACAAGACCAAGATAATTTACTTTTTTCCACTCATCCAGATTTTTCATTTCTGACATATATGAACTTTTTCCGGAAGGACCCGCTAATATTAATAAAGATTCTATATCTTTCATAGCTTTAACAATATTAATAATACCTCTTACTGAGGTAATACCTCCTGTATAACAAAAATTATTGGACTTTTTACCGGTATTTTTCAATAATTCACCGATAATCGGATAATTATTTATATCAATTGTATTTTTATTTATATTCAAAAATCTGTTTCTAATATACGGGGTTGCCGTACATATATAGCTAAATTTTTTAGATGCTTTATTTTCTTGCCATTCAATAATTTTTGAAATAACAGGTTTTAAAAATTCTTTTAAATATGGCTTCCCGTATATTTGTCGGGGCAAATCTTCATGAGCATCATAAATTACCTTTTTTCCTTTCTTTTTTAATTTTACTCCGGTTTTAATAAGTTCAAAATCATGAAAATGGTATAAATCGCAATCCAACTCTTTTGCTTTTTTTAATGCTTTTGCAGAATCAACTCTTGCTCTTTTCAACCTTGATGATTGACGTAAACCTATGTCAATAATATTTATTTCTTCTTTAACTTCATCTCCTAATCCGTCAGCAACTATTAAATAAACTTTATAATATTTTGATAAACTTTTACATTCTTTATGGAATATTCTCACATCATATCTCGTATGAACAGTTGTTATATGGCAAATTCTTTTCATTATAGTTTTTTTTCGGGGAAAATAATAAACGCAAATATTAAAACAAGAAAGAAACCGTGTGTAAGAATTACGGTTAAAAGTGCCGAACTTACAAAAGTCAGCATATAAAAAATAAATAACCCGAAATATTTAGGGTTTAACTTTATTGAATTAAGCAATGCAAAAATAAAAGAAAAAATAAGAGAATATAAAATCACACCTAAAAAACCGAAGTTCATAAATCCGTCACTTATAATACCGTTATTAGCATTCATCAATGGTTTATGAAAATACACATCTGCAATTGTATGGGCAGGAGACATATCATACCGGTAATCTGCAAAACTGCTGAATATACTGTGAGACAAGTATAAGTGTGAATCTTTATAGAAATCAAAATAAAATTCGTTTAATAATGACGGAACAAAAAAAACTCTCCTTACAAATATTGATTTAAACATATTATTGTTGTTTAAAAAATAATCCGGAATACTCACAAGAATTAACAATGCCAAAAGAAAACCAAGTGTTAATTTAATTTTATCGTTATATTTTTTTCCGAATATATAATAGAAAAAAATAACAACAGGAGTAAAATAAACGCTCTTATGCCCTGAAACAAGAAAAAGATATATTAATACAAGCAATGAAAAAAGAACAAATAAATAATTTTTTCTGATTAAACTAAAAACAAGTATTACCGGAACTGCAATTTTTGCCAACCAATTAAAAAAATATGAGGTAAAAAAAGATGTATTTTCTTTATAAACTTCTCTTACATCATAAACATCTTTCAAGCTGAAAACATTAGTGTTAATATTAAATTTAAAATCTGCAATAACAGGTATTAAAAGAATAACAGAAAAGAAAATTAAAAAGTAATATTTTTCGGTTTCGCCTAAATAAATTGTTTTTATCTTAAATTTTATTGTTGAAAAAACAGCAAAAATTATAAAGAAAGTAATCACAGAATAAAACACCAAGCGAGAACCATCTGAATATGAGAACATTATATGCCCGGGAATAAAAACAAGAACTAATAAAAAAATATAAAGAGCATAAATAAATTTACTTCTTTTATATAAAAAATAAGAAGTTAAAATAAGAAAAATAAACCATAATTTGCTTTCAACATATTTTACTATATTTAATTTAAGAACTACGCCAAGATTTTGATAATAATGTGCAACATAAGATTTGTAATAATATTCTAATACAAAGCTAACTGCAATAAGTAATAAAATTGTTATGATAAAATCTTTCTTAACAATTATTTTAAGTTGTTTTAATGATATTTTTTCAGAAGAACTATCCATTAATTATTTCTGTTTTGATAATATCTTAAATTTAAACTTTTAATAATAAAACACGAATTAATATTAATATACAAATTGCAGGAATTACATATTTAAATATTTCCGTAAAAACATTATATATTTTAACTTTTGCAATTTTAATTATCAATAATAAATATAAAAATCGGAAAACAAAACCGGAAACAACATAAACAAAAATTGAAGAATAATCATCATATCCTTTTTCAGACATAAATATCAACAATCCTATTCTGCTGACAAACATTACAAAGTTAAAAATTAAATTTGTTCTTTGTCTTTCATAAACGGCAAATAAGTTCGTAAGTGGTGAGGATATAAAGATTATAAAAATCCAAAGGCTGAAAATTCTGGAATATTCTCCGGCAATTATCCATTCGTTTCCGAATATAAAAGGAAAAATATAATCACCGAAAATACCTGTAACAGCAAGCGGTAAAAAAGAAATAAGAACAAGTTTTTTAAAAACCCCGAAAGTAAAAGCCGAAACATCTTTACCTGTATTTTTAAGTTCATTTGCTTTTTTAAAAAATGCTTGTCCCATTGAAAATGCCAACAAAGAAAAAGGCAACAGCAAAACTTTATAAGCAAAAGAATAATGACCGGTAATATTATCCCCGTAATATTGCATTAATATAATTATCGGAAATTGAACTGAAAGAACATTGAGCAACTCAGACCAAGTATCAAATAAAGGAAACTTTTTATATCGTTTAAAAACTGCAATTATTTTTTCTTTTTTAATATAACTGAAATATCTTCTTTCTTTAGAAATCAAAATTCCGAGCATATATAAAGCTGAACTCAATTGCCCAAAAATCCATCCGAAAACTAACCCGAGACTTCCTTTTTTCAAAAAACCGATACTTACTGCAATTGCAGAATTCCCTGAACTTGCAATAACTTTAGATTTTGCAATATTTTTAAATTGATTTCTTCTGTTAAACCAATAATTTAATGCTTTAAATAAACCCAAAGAAAATACCGTTAACGGTAAGAAATAAAGATAAAAAGATATATTTTTGTTTCCTGCAATATCAGCAATCTGTGAATTAAACAAAAGAACAGAAGCTAAAATCAGCAATGCTAATCCGACTGAAATTACTATACTTAAAGAAAATATATTTATTGCATCGCTGTCCTTTTTTGGTAATACTATAGCCATTTCGTATCTTCCTGTTGCAAAAACGGCAAGAATTGATGCAATACTCATATACAACGCAAGAACACCAAAATCTTCAGGTGTATATATACGAGATAAAACAGGAGATAAAACAAGCGGAACTATTTGAGCAATAGTAGTACCGGTAAATAAGGTAAGCGAATTTTTTACAAACTCTGATTTATTAATATATTCTTTAATCTTTTTTACCATTTATTTATCCTGTTATTTTTTTATAATTTTTTATAATGGTAAAACGTTTATAATAAAACTTATGCTGTCTGTCCTCAGAATTTGGAATGTTCTTACCCGACAAAAGAGTTTTTCGGGTTTAGTTAAGAAAGGTACTTTATTCAATTACTTTTTTTATAAACTTAGCCGGATTACCTGCAACAACCTCTCTTTCGTTAACTTTCTTAACAACATTTGCCGCCATACCTACTAACGAATTATCTTCAATTGTTAATTGATTCAGAATAGAAGCAGACGGTGCTATCCACACATTTTTTCCTATCATAACACTTCCCGCAACCATAGCATTGGCAATTACAACCGAGTTTTCACCTACTGTAACTCCGTGTGCAATATGAACCAAATTATCAATTTTACTATTTTCTTTTAAAATTGTACTTCCCAAAACCGCTTTATCAATACATGTATTATTTCCGATTTCAACATTATTTTCAATAATTACATTACCGATATGAGGTATTAATTCAAATTTGCCTTCTTTATCTTTTTCATAACCGAACCCTATTCCGCCTACAGTACAATTTGAACCGATAACAACATTATGTCCTATAATTGTATCTTTAAAAATTACGGTATTATGATTAATTCGTGTATTATCTCCAATCGTGCATTTTTTCTCAATAACAACGTTTTCACCGATAAAAACATTTTTTCCGATTTTTACTGAATCATGAATTTTAGTTGATGCAGCAATTTGTGCAGTTTCTTTTTCATAAAAAAAGAGTTTTACAACCTGCATAAAAGTTCTTCTGGGATTTTCGGTTATAATATAATTACAATCAGTATTTACATTTTTTTTATCAAAATTATTACTGACAATTACGGTTCCGGCTTTCAGATTATTAAGTTTAAGTAAATTTTTATCGTTACACCAAAATAAATTCTCAGCATCTTCATTGTCAGGATTTAATTTGATTAGATTCTTAATAATAGTTTTAGGATTTCCCGTAAATTCAACTATTTCAATTTTATCAATAATTTCTTTTAATTGATATTCCATTATTTATATTCTTAAAAGTTTTACATTTCTATAACCCATCTTACTACTTCAAATGCCTCTGCGTATTCTGCTCCTATCTGCACACCGCGAGTTTTAGCCAATGAAAATATAAATTCTTTAGACATATAATCTCTTCCTTCTTGTGATTTATATGATTTAAGTGCATTAACTTTTGCTTCAATATGATATTTTTGAAGTTTTACAAATGAAGTTGTATGAAAAGACAAATTATTCCAAATTAATTCATAACCCAAAATTGTTGAATTTTTAAAAGCTCTCATCCCTTCATTTGCAATAGTGGTATGATCTTGATGAATATCGTTTAAACTGGGCATTAAAATCAAATCAAATTTTTCTTTTTTTCTTATTTTAATTAAATCTTCAAGAATTTCTTGCCTTACATAGCTTAATTTTCTGACTTGATAATTAAAAATCAATAAATTATCGGGTTTAATACCAAGTTTTTTAGTTGCATCTTTAACTTCCGTTTTCAAAATATCTTTAGGTAAACCTTCCGGAACTGACTCTTCGGCAGTAGAAAAAGCAGCATAATATACTTCGGCTCCGCTTTCAATTAATTTTGCAATAGTTCCGCCTGCACCTAACTCTCCGTCATCGGTATGCGGTGCCAAAACCAAAACTTTACTAAATTTACTTATCATTTTATAAAATATTATCGTGAATTAAAAACTCCTGCAAAAATAATTGCTTTCATATTAATTAATTTCAGATATTATGTTTTCATAAACATCTTTTAAATCTTCCCACTCTGCAACATTAAAATTATTATTATGCCACAGAAGCACAAAAGTACCTTTATATTTTTTAACTGTATCTTTTAAGACAATAATTTTATTATAAAACTCATTTTTGTCAGGATACTTTTTTAGTAATGCCTGGTCCATTACAATTAACGGTTGCTCTTTTATGTTTAGTTTTTTTCTTGTAAGAATATTAAATAATGAATATTCATAACAAGTTCCTGAACGAAAACCTATATTATTAATAAAGCCCATTGTGTTGTCAGTTCTTAAGCCTTCATCTTCATACATTTGCCAAGTTGCAGGATTTTCAAAACGCAAAAAGTGTTGTCTGCCTTCTTCAATTTTTATATTTTTCGGAAAACGTTTTAACTCTTCATTAAAAAGCTTTGAGTCTATATATGAACGATATGCTCC contains these protein-coding regions:
- a CDS encoding glycosyltransferase family 4 protein — translated: MMVSLLIAVFIFSFLLTFFVKKFAEKKSIVDIPNERSSHIAPTPRGGGIAIVIVWFLGITYLFFSENIKSDLYFALLGGIPLMIIGIIDDIINVKPVIRLSVQSFSAILALYFLGGLTIVDFGCFIFSNIYLNSIFIFIVILWFINLFNFIDGIDGYLSTGVIMFCIVLFVLTNNYTVLVLASAVAGFLIWNRQPAKIFMGDVGSTLLGFNFIVFAVYFQNTEKLSVFIPIILSSIFWFDATLTLYRRWRNNEKLSLPHKKHAYQRLVQAGFSHQKVVLLFVLLNLIITGIVFLTDILFPEYILAGLTITVIILFFAVKFVDNKKPF
- a CDS encoding glycosyltransferase; its protein translation is MKRICHITTVHTRYDVRIFHKECKSLSKYYKVYLIVADGLGDEVKEEINIIDIGLRQSSRLKRARVDSAKALKKAKELDCDLYHFHDFELIKTGVKLKKKGKKVIYDAHEDLPRQIYGKPYLKEFLKPVISKIIEWQENKASKKFSYICTATPYIRNRFLNINKNTIDINNYPIIGELLKNTGKKSNNFCYTGGITSVRGIINIVKAMKDIESLLILAGPSGKSSYMSEMKNLDEWKKVNYLGLVDRTELGEIMSSSLAGIVTFLPFPNHVNAQPNKIFEYMSAGIPIIASNFQLWKDIIEKNNCGICVNPENSKEISKAMQYMKDNLEKVKQMGKNGQKMIKEKYNWNIEEKKLFNVYKKVLND
- a CDS encoding oligosaccharide flippase family protein; translation: MVKKIKEYINKSEFVKNSLTLFTGTTIAQIVPLVLSPVLSRIYTPEDFGVLALYMSIASILAVFATGRYEMAIVLPKKDSDAINIFSLSIVISVGLALLILASVLLFNSQIADIAGNKNISFYLYFLPLTVFSLGLFKALNYWFNRRNQFKNIAKSKVIASSGNSAIAVSIGFLKKGSLGLVFGWIFGQLSSALYMLGILISKERRYFSYIKKEKIIAVFKRYKKFPLFDTWSELLNVLSVQFPIIILMQYYGDNITGHYSFAYKVLLLPFSLLAFSMGQAFFKKANELKNTGKDVSAFTFGVFKKLVLISFLPLAVTGIFGDYIFPFIFGNEWIIAGEYSRIFSLWIFIIFISSPLTNLFAVYERQRTNLIFNFVMFVSRIGLLIFMSEKGYDDYSSIFVYVVSGFVFRFLYLLLIIKIAKVKIYNVFTEIFKYVIPAICILILIRVLLLKV
- a CDS encoding glycosyltransferase family 4 protein encodes the protein MKILIINHYAGSPKMGMAYRPYYLAKEWMKKGHEVMILCANFSHLRKENPRIENDFEITYEDGVKYCWVKTPAYKGNGVKRIINMFTFIFKLRFNIKKILSIISPDVVISSSTYPLDNYIAGRISKKTKAQHIFEVHDLWPLSPMELGKMSKYHPFIIIMQVAENFAYKYADKVVSMLPATKEHMKEHGLDLKKWYHIPNGIVTEDWKNPKEIPDFHSEILSNLKKEGKKIVGYAGGHAISNSLDTLIEAAKLLKDNSEIVFVLVGDGQEKKNLTELAKGFKNIIFLNSISKQSIPDLLPFFNVAVIGAVDSSLYRFGVSPNKLFDYMVAKIPVIQYINSGNDIVLDANAGISIESGNPKAIADAVQKLLNMPEKDLKQMGENGKEYVLKNHDYKVLAEKFINIIEKE
- the wecB gene encoding UDP-N-acetylglucosamine 2-epimerase (non-hydrolyzing), with translation MKIITIIGARPQFIKAAAVSREIRKRNNIKEIIIHTGQHFDKNMSDVFFEEMHIPKPDYNLGINSISHGAMTGRMLEETEKILVKEKPDYILIYGDTNSTLAGALAAKKLHIKVAHVEAGLRSYNMKMPEEVNRILTDRISDILLCPTDKAVENLNNEGYSDFDCKIVKSGDVMLDTAIFYSDFEKKPDFKVPEKFIITTIHRAENTDSSKRLQNIFDALNYISQKIPVILPLHPRTKKITEANNVQISSNIKIIKPVGYLEIVYLLKRCSLVMTDSGGMQKEAFFFKKPCITLRNETEWTELTENGYNIIAGADTNVIINSYEEIINKKGDFSKKLYGNGNAAEIIVDEILKNQK
- a CDS encoding PIG-L family deacetylase — encoded protein: MISKFSKVLVLAPHTDDGELGAGGTIAKLIESGAEVYYAAFSTAEESVPEGLPKDILKTEVKDATKKLGIKPDNLLIFNYQVRKLSYVRQEILEDLIKIRKKEKFDLILMPSLNDIHQDHTTIANEGMRAFKNSTILGYELIWNNLSFHTTSFVKLQKYHIEAKVNALKSYKSQEGRDYMSKEFIFSLAKTRGVQIGAEYAEAFEVVRWVIEM
- a CDS encoding oligosaccharide repeat unit polymerase, with translation MDSSSEKISLKQLKIIVKKDFIITILLLIAVSFVLEYYYKSYVAHYYQNLGVVLKLNIVKYVESKLWFIFLILTSYFLYKRSKFIYALYIFLLVLVFIPGHIMFSYSDGSRLVFYSVITFFIIFAVFSTIKFKIKTIYLGETEKYYFLIFFSVILLIPVIADFKFNINTNVFSLKDVYDVREVYKENTSFFTSYFFNWLAKIAVPVILVFSLIRKNYLFVLFSLLVLIYLFLVSGHKSVYFTPVVIFFYYIFGKKYNDKIKLTLGFLLALLILVSIPDYFLNNNNMFKSIFVRRVFFVPSLLNEFYFDFYKDSHLYLSHSIFSSFADYRYDMSPAHTIADVYFHKPLMNANNGIISDGFMNFGFLGVILYSLIFSFIFALLNSIKLNPKYFGLFIFYMLTFVSSALLTVILTHGFFLVLIFAFIIFPEKKL